A genomic stretch from Anaerolinea thermophila UNI-1 includes:
- the rplD gene encoding 50S ribosomal protein L4 produces MLVDVVNMQGQKVSSVELPESIFEAPIYIDLMHQAYVRQMANARLGTHDTKTRNEVSGGGRKPWRQKGTGRARQGSTRSPVWAKGAKVHTPHPRSYVQLMPRKMRRAALRSALSVKAAENAIVVVDQLTLPEAKTRHMAQALNTLVGDASALVLIPEKEAYEGVIRSTRNLPDAKILLANYLNIRDLLMFDKVVMPLAALDVISANLG; encoded by the coding sequence ATGTTAGTAGATGTAGTCAACATGCAAGGGCAGAAAGTCAGCTCTGTGGAACTTCCCGAGAGCATCTTTGAAGCCCCGATTTATATTGATCTGATGCATCAGGCGTATGTTCGCCAGATGGCGAATGCGCGTCTGGGAACCCACGACACCAAGACCCGCAATGAGGTCTCGGGGGGTGGGCGTAAGCCCTGGCGACAAAAGGGTACTGGTCGTGCCCGTCAGGGTTCCACTCGTTCGCCGGTTTGGGCAAAGGGTGCCAAAGTGCACACGCCGCACCCGCGTTCATACGTCCAGTTGATGCCGCGAAAGATGCGCCGCGCTGCACTGCGCTCGGCTCTCTCTGTCAAGGCGGCCGAAAACGCCATCGTGGTGGTGGATCAACTGACTCTGCCTGAAGCCAAGACCCGGCACATGGCGCAGGCGTTGAACACGCTGGTTGGTGATGCCAGTGCGCTGGTTCTCATTCCGGAAAAGGAAGCCTATGAGGGTGTGATCCGCTCTACTCGCAACCTGCCGGACGCCAAAATCTTGCTGGCAAATTACCTGAACATCCGCGACCTGCTGATGTTCGATAAGGTGGTCATGCCGTTGGCGGCGCTGGATGTGATCTCGGCGAACCTCGGGTAA
- the rpsH gene encoding 30S ribosomal protein S8: MSVNDPIADMLTRIRNGIMAGHAMVAMPSSKIKVEIARILKEEGYIEDYEVAEEAENSARKVLRLKLKYVGERRQRKPVITGLERVSKPGRRIYTPKSEIPWVLSGMGIAILSTPKGVMTGQQARKLGVGGEILCKVW, from the coding sequence ATGAGCGTTAACGATCCAATTGCTGATATGTTGACCCGAATCCGCAACGGCATTATGGCCGGGCACGCCATGGTTGCCATGCCCTCTTCGAAGATCAAAGTGGAGATCGCCCGAATCCTCAAAGAAGAAGGATACATCGAGGATTACGAGGTGGCTGAAGAGGCTGAAAACTCGGCGCGCAAAGTGTTGCGGTTGAAACTGAAATACGTGGGCGAACGGCGCCAGCGCAAACCCGTCATCACCGGGTTGGAGCGCGTGAGCAAGCCCGGACGCCGCATCTATACGCCCAAATCGGAAATTCCGTGGGTGCTCTCCGGAATGGGCATTGCCATCCTCTCCACTCCCAAGGGAGTGATGACGGGACAGCAGGCTCGTAAACTGGGCGTGGGCGGCGAGATCCTCTGCAAGGTCTGGTAG
- the rpmC gene encoding 50S ribosomal protein L29, which produces MKPSEIRQLTTEELRAKLMDARQELMNLRFQMTTGQLTDTSRLGKTRRLIARFETILRERELAEERGEK; this is translated from the coding sequence ATGAAACCGTCTGAAATTCGACAACTAACAACTGAAGAACTGCGAGCCAAACTGATGGATGCTCGTCAGGAATTGATGAACCTGCGTTTCCAGATGACTACCGGTCAATTGACCGATACCAGCCGTCTGGGAAAGACTCGCCGCCTGATCGCTCGTTTCGAGACGATCCTGCGCGAACGCGAACTGGCAGAAGAAAGAGGTGAAAAATGA
- the fusA gene encoding elongation factor G yields the protein MARTFPLERCRNIGIIAHIDAGKTTTTERILFYTGKTYRLGSVDEGTTVTDWMVQERERGITIVSAAVTAEWKDYQINLIDTPGHIDFTAEVQRSLRVLDGGVVVFDATQGVEPQSETVWRQADRYNVPRICFINKMDRVGASYEYSIESIRTRLGANPIPMQIPIGAESNFSGVVDLLTMQAITWRDELGREPVYGEIPAELRDEAEERRAILVERIAELDDDLTVKFLEGEEITVEELKAALRRATLANKATPVFCGSSLKNKGVQPVLDAIIDYLPSPLDIPPVRGTDPNSGEEITRPASDDAPLSALVFKIVTDPYVGRLAYFRVYSGKVTSNTMVYNPGKGRKERIGRLLRMYADRREDVEEIPAGDIGAVLGLKESFTGDTLCDPQAPILLESIQFPEPVISVAIEPKTTADQDKMADALRKLSEEDPTFRVRTDENTGQTIISGMGELHLDVLVDRMLREFRVQANVGRPRVSYRETITREVPKVEYRYVKQTGGKGMYGHVVFSIEPVERGNGVQFESKVVGGAVPQEFVPAVQKGVMEAAESGVLAGYPVTDVKVTLIDGSYHEVDSNEMSFKMAAIFAFKEGIQRGSPVLLEPIMKVEVVVPEEYLGDVLGQLNARRGEIQGMEVRPGNAQAVRAMVPLAEMFGYATELRSATQGRGVFSMEFDHYAPVSATVAQKILNS from the coding sequence ATGGCTCGAACATTTCCGTTAGAGCGGTGCCGTAACATCGGAATCATTGCTCATATTGACGCGGGGAAGACCACGACCACCGAACGTATCCTGTTCTATACAGGAAAAACGTACCGGTTGGGATCGGTGGATGAAGGCACCACTGTAACGGATTGGATGGTGCAGGAACGAGAGCGGGGAATTACCATTGTTTCTGCGGCGGTCACCGCTGAGTGGAAAGATTATCAAATTAACCTCATTGATACGCCGGGACATATTGATTTCACGGCGGAGGTTCAGCGTTCCCTGCGCGTTCTGGATGGCGGCGTGGTCGTATTTGACGCCACCCAGGGTGTAGAACCCCAAAGCGAAACTGTCTGGCGACAGGCGGATCGTTACAATGTCCCGCGCATTTGTTTCATCAACAAGATGGATCGGGTTGGCGCTTCTTACGAGTATTCGATTGAGTCCATTCGGACTCGCCTGGGAGCCAACCCGATTCCCATGCAAATCCCCATTGGTGCCGAATCTAACTTCTCCGGTGTGGTGGACTTGCTCACCATGCAGGCCATTACCTGGCGCGACGAACTCGGTCGAGAACCGGTATATGGCGAGATTCCTGCCGAACTGCGGGATGAAGCCGAAGAGCGGCGTGCCATCCTGGTAGAACGCATTGCCGAACTGGATGACGACCTGACGGTCAAATTCCTTGAAGGTGAAGAGATCACTGTGGAGGAGTTGAAAGCGGCATTGCGACGGGCGACCCTGGCAAACAAAGCCACCCCGGTTTTCTGTGGCAGTTCTCTGAAGAACAAGGGGGTTCAGCCGGTGCTGGATGCCATCATTGATTACCTGCCCTCGCCGCTGGACATCCCGCCTGTGCGTGGTACTGACCCCAATTCGGGCGAGGAAATCACCCGTCCGGCTTCCGATGATGCTCCCTTAAGCGCCCTGGTGTTTAAAATTGTCACCGATCCATACGTAGGGCGGCTGGCTTACTTCCGCGTTTACTCTGGTAAAGTAACCAGCAATACCATGGTGTACAATCCGGGCAAGGGACGCAAGGAACGCATTGGACGCCTCTTGCGCATGTACGCTGATCGGCGCGAGGACGTTGAAGAGATTCCCGCCGGAGATATTGGGGCTGTGTTGGGACTGAAAGAGTCCTTCACGGGTGATACCCTGTGTGATCCGCAGGCGCCAATTCTTTTGGAGAGCATTCAGTTCCCCGAGCCAGTCATTTCGGTAGCGATTGAGCCCAAGACTACCGCCGATCAGGACAAGATGGCAGATGCCCTGCGCAAACTTTCGGAAGAAGATCCGACCTTCCGGGTGCGCACAGACGAAAATACCGGTCAAACCATTATTTCCGGTATGGGTGAACTGCATCTGGATGTGCTGGTGGACCGAATGTTGCGGGAATTCCGGGTGCAAGCCAATGTCGGGAGACCGCGGGTTTCTTACCGCGAAACTATTACCCGTGAAGTGCCCAAAGTCGAGTACCGCTATGTCAAACAGACGGGCGGAAAAGGCATGTACGGTCATGTGGTCTTCAGTATTGAGCCGGTAGAGCGGGGTAACGGCGTTCAGTTTGAGAGCAAAGTGGTCGGCGGGGCTGTGCCGCAGGAATTTGTCCCGGCGGTGCAAAAGGGCGTTATGGAAGCCGCGGAAAGTGGTGTCCTTGCCGGATATCCGGTCACAGATGTCAAAGTGACGCTGATTGACGGCTCTTATCATGAGGTTGATTCGAACGAAATGTCGTTCAAAATGGCGGCAATTTTCGCCTTCAAGGAAGGGATTCAGCGCGGTTCTCCCGTGTTGCTTGAGCCGATCATGAAGGTGGAAGTTGTGGTGCCGGAAGAGTATTTAGGCGATGTGCTGGGGCAGTTGAACGCCCGCCGTGGTGAGATTCAGGGCATGGAAGTGCGCCCGGGAAATGCTCAGGCGGTGCGGGCAATGGTGCCGCTGGCAGAGATGTTTGGATATGCAACTGAGTTGCGCTCAGCCACTCAGGGACGTGGTGTCTTCTCCATGGAGTTTGACCATTATGCTCCCGTGAGCGCCACCGTTGCGCAAAAGATTCTCAATTCGTAA
- the rplC gene encoding 50S ribosomal protein L3 has translation MLKGLIGKKIGMTQIFDENGVAIPVTVIEAGPCYVTQVRTPENDGYSAVQLGFEEVKPKRLTGGELGHLKRNNLPPLRFLREFRVKNPEVKEGDKVTVECFAVGERVDVVGTSKGKGFQGGVKRYHFRGGPKTHGQSDRHRAPGSRSSGTTPGRVYKGSRGPGHMGNDRVTAQGLKVVLVDTERNLIGVKGSVPGAKGGLVVIKEARKQ, from the coding sequence ATGTTGAAAGGGCTGATTGGCAAGAAAATCGGTATGACCCAGATTTTCGATGAAAATGGTGTGGCTATTCCGGTCACCGTCATCGAAGCTGGGCCTTGTTACGTTACCCAGGTACGTACGCCGGAAAACGACGGTTATTCAGCCGTCCAACTGGGGTTTGAAGAGGTGAAACCCAAGCGCCTCACAGGCGGCGAATTAGGCCACCTGAAACGCAATAACCTTCCGCCGTTGCGCTTTTTGCGCGAGTTTCGGGTCAAAAATCCAGAAGTCAAAGAAGGCGATAAAGTGACTGTGGAGTGCTTTGCTGTGGGCGAGCGCGTGGATGTCGTTGGCACCAGCAAAGGCAAGGGCTTCCAGGGTGGTGTGAAGCGCTACCATTTCCGTGGCGGTCCGAAGACTCACGGTCAGTCTGATCGTCACCGCGCTCCCGGTTCGCGTAGCTCGGGCACGACACCGGGGCGTGTGTATAAAGGATCGCGGGGACCGGGTCATATGGGCAATGACCGCGTGACCGCGCAGGGCTTGAAAGTGGTCCTGGTGGATACCGAACGCAACCTGATTGGCGTCAAAGGCTCGGTGCCGGGCGCCAAAGGCGGCCTGGTCGTCATCAAAGAGGCGCGTAAACAGTAG
- the rplP gene encoding 50S ribosomal protein L16, whose product MLMPKRVKWRKQQRGNMRGKALRGAEIAFGEYALQALEPGWVSARQIEAARRAIVREMRRRGKIWIRIFPDKPYTHRPPETRMGKGKGNVEYWVAVVRPGRIMFEVGGLPEEVAKEALRQASYKFSIKTKVIAREEVEGEQA is encoded by the coding sequence ATGTTGATGCCAAAACGTGTCAAGTGGCGCAAACAACAGCGCGGTAACATGCGCGGGAAAGCCTTACGCGGGGCAGAAATCGCCTTCGGCGAGTACGCTCTGCAGGCGCTTGAACCCGGTTGGGTTTCTGCGCGCCAGATTGAAGCCGCCCGCCGTGCCATCGTGCGTGAAATGCGCCGCCGAGGTAAGATTTGGATTCGCATCTTCCCGGATAAACCTTATACCCATCGTCCGCCTGAAACCCGTATGGGTAAAGGAAAAGGGAATGTGGAGTACTGGGTGGCTGTGGTTCGCCCTGGGCGGATCATGTTCGAAGTGGGAGGCTTACCCGAAGAAGTGGCAAAAGAAGCCCTTCGTCAGGCTTCCTATAAGTTCTCCATCAAAACCAAGGTTATTGCACGTGAGGAAGTGGAAGGAGAACAGGCATGA
- the rpsJ gene encoding 30S ribosomal protein S10 — protein MAKQRIRIRLKAFDHRVLDQSAKRIVETAERSGARVVGPVPLPTKIERYTVRRSTFIDKDSHEHFEIRTHNRLIDVIDPDAKTIDMLMRLNLPAGVDIEIKI, from the coding sequence ATGGCCAAGCAACGTATTCGTATCCGCCTGAAGGCTTTTGATCATCGTGTGCTGGATCAATCTGCCAAGCGTATTGTGGAAACTGCCGAACGCAGTGGCGCTCGGGTAGTGGGTCCGGTTCCTCTGCCCACCAAGATTGAACGATACACAGTGCGCCGTTCGACCTTCATTGACAAGGATTCTCACGAGCATTTCGAGATTCGCACCCACAATCGTCTCATTGACGTGATTGATCCGGATGCCAAGACGATTGACATGCTGATGCGGCTTAACCTGCCTGCAGGTGTGGACATCGAGATTAAGATCTAA
- a CDS encoding type Z 30S ribosomal protein S14, whose translation MAKKCMKYREMRRKYEVRVRNRCERCGRPRGYIRRFGLCRICFRELALQGKIPGVTKASW comes from the coding sequence ATGGCGAAGAAATGCATGAAATATCGTGAGATGCGGCGTAAGTACGAAGTGCGCGTGCGCAATCGTTGCGAGCGCTGTGGGCGCCCGCGCGGTTACATCCGCCGGTTTGGACTGTGCCGCATTTGTTTCCGCGAACTGGCACTGCAGGGCAAGATCCCTGGCGTGACAAAGGCTTCCTGGTAG
- the rplV gene encoding 50S ribosomal protein L22, which yields MATDIRAQLKFAETSAQKARLVVDLVRGKPVVEASNILRFTPKKAARIINKVLDSAIANAEENFGVSRDNLYIHEIAADEGPTRKWRRFGARGRFKPILRRTSHITIVLRERE from the coding sequence ATGGCAACGGATATTCGCGCTCAGTTGAAATTTGCCGAAACTTCCGCGCAGAAAGCGCGCCTGGTGGTGGATCTGGTGCGGGGAAAACCGGTGGTCGAAGCCTCCAATATCTTGCGCTTCACCCCCAAGAAAGCCGCGCGGATCATTAACAAAGTGCTGGATTCGGCCATTGCCAACGCTGAAGAAAACTTTGGCGTGAGCCGCGACAACCTTTACATCCATGAAATTGCCGCCGATGAAGGACCCACGCGCAAGTGGCGCCGTTTTGGTGCACGTGGACGCTTCAAGCCGATTTTGCGCCGCACTTCGCACATCACGATTGTCCTGCGCGAGCGGGAGTAG
- the rplN gene encoding 50S ribosomal protein L14, whose translation MIQQETRLKVADNTGARELLVIHIMGGSTRKYGEVGDIVVATVKSAAPQGAVKKSEIVKAVIVRCAKEWRREDGSTIRFDDNAAVILDSSGQNPRGTRIFGPVARELREKGFMKIVSLAPEVL comes from the coding sequence ATGATTCAACAGGAAACCCGATTAAAGGTTGCCGACAACACGGGCGCTCGCGAACTGCTGGTCATCCACATCATGGGTGGGTCGACCCGCAAATATGGCGAAGTGGGCGATATTGTGGTGGCGACGGTCAAGTCGGCTGCACCGCAGGGCGCAGTGAAGAAAAGCGAGATCGTCAAAGCCGTGATCGTACGCTGTGCAAAGGAATGGCGGCGCGAAGATGGTTCGACCATTCGGTTTGACGATAATGCCGCTGTGATCCTGGACAGCTCCGGACAGAACCCGCGAGGCACCCGCATCTTTGGGCCTGTGGCGCGTGAACTGCGCGAAAAAGGCTTCATGAAGATCGTCTCGCTGGCGCCTGAAGTGCTCTAG
- the rplB gene encoding 50S ribosomal protein L2, giving the protein MAVKVYKPVTPGLRGMTGYTFEEITKTKPERSLIVVRKKHAGRNHFGRVTVRHQGGGNRQFIRLVDFKRDKRGIPARVAAIEYDPNRTARIALLVYADGEKRYIVAPLGLKVGDTVLAGKDAEIRPGNSLPIANIPVGTMIHNIELKEGRGGQLVRAAGAAAQLLAKEGDYAQVRLPSGEVRLVRQTCYATIGQVGNLDHSNVKLGKAGRKRHMGIRPTVRGTAMSPRDHPHGGGEGRQPVGMPGPKSPWGKPTRGYKTRRNKQTDKYIVRRRK; this is encoded by the coding sequence ATGGCTGTTAAAGTCTACAAACCGGTAACCCCCGGTCTGCGCGGCATGACCGGTTACACATTTGAGGAAATTACCAAAACCAAGCCGGAACGCTCGCTGATCGTTGTGCGCAAGAAGCACGCCGGGCGCAACCATTTTGGACGCGTTACGGTTCGTCATCAGGGTGGTGGCAATCGCCAGTTCATCCGCCTGGTGGACTTCAAACGCGATAAGCGTGGCATTCCTGCCCGCGTTGCCGCGATTGAATACGATCCCAACCGCACAGCCCGCATTGCTTTGCTGGTGTACGCTGACGGCGAAAAACGCTACATTGTGGCTCCGTTGGGCTTAAAGGTGGGTGATACGGTTCTGGCTGGCAAGGATGCGGAAATCCGCCCGGGTAATAGTCTGCCTATCGCCAACATCCCCGTGGGTACGATGATTCACAATATCGAACTCAAAGAGGGGCGTGGCGGTCAACTGGTGCGCGCGGCAGGTGCTGCCGCCCAACTGCTGGCTAAAGAAGGCGATTACGCTCAGGTTCGTCTGCCCTCTGGCGAGGTGCGTCTGGTTCGCCAGACCTGCTATGCGACCATTGGACAGGTGGGTAACCTGGACCACTCCAATGTCAAACTGGGCAAAGCCGGGCGCAAGCGCCACATGGGTATTCGCCCGACGGTGCGCGGTACCGCGATGAGCCCCCGCGACCATCCGCATGGTGGTGGTGAAGGGCGTCAGCCGGTCGGTATGCCGGGTCCCAAGTCTCCGTGGGGTAAACCCACCCGCGGTTACAAGACCCGCCGCAATAAGCAGACCGACAAGTACATTGTCCGCCGTCGCAAGTAA
- the rplX gene encoding 50S ribosomal protein L24, with translation MKVKIHKGDTVEVISGRREDKGKRGEVIRVLPDEGRVVVQGVNLRTKHQRQVQAQGRTINPGLVKFEAPIHISNVMLVCPKCGKATRVGINRQAEKAVRVCKKCQAVIDD, from the coding sequence ATGAAGGTCAAGATTCATAAGGGCGATACGGTAGAGGTGATCAGCGGCCGCCGGGAGGACAAAGGCAAACGCGGTGAGGTCATTCGCGTTCTGCCCGACGAGGGGCGCGTGGTGGTACAGGGAGTCAACCTGCGCACCAAGCACCAGCGTCAGGTTCAGGCTCAGGGCCGCACGATCAACCCCGGTCTGGTCAAATTTGAGGCGCCCATTCACATTTCGAATGTGATGCTGGTTTGCCCCAAGTGTGGCAAAGCCACCCGCGTGGGCATTAACCGGCAGGCAGAGAAAGCCGTGCGCGTCTGCAAGAAATGCCAGGCGGTTATTGATGACTAA
- the rpsC gene encoding 30S ribosomal protein S3 → MGRKVNPVGFRLVVNKAWESRWFADGKEYTQNLQQDFQIRKLVREIAENAGVSRVEVERFPGKVRVIVFTAKPGILIGRKGESVKKLRQDLEALTGKKIDLEIKEIKNPDTDALLVAENLASQIERRVSYRRAMKRALQQAMRQGAKGIKVEVQGRLSGAEMSRSVWLREGRVPLQTLRADIDFARAEALTTYGRIGVKVWVYKGEMAPEVEEKAEPTEGVYVSE, encoded by the coding sequence ATGGGACGCAAAGTTAATCCCGTTGGTTTTCGTCTCGTTGTAAACAAGGCTTGGGAAAGCCGCTGGTTTGCAGACGGGAAAGAGTATACACAAAATCTGCAACAGGATTTTCAGATCCGCAAACTGGTGCGGGAGATTGCCGAAAACGCAGGCGTTTCCCGTGTGGAAGTGGAACGCTTCCCCGGTAAAGTGCGCGTGATTGTCTTCACCGCCAAACCCGGCATCCTCATTGGACGCAAGGGAGAAAGCGTGAAGAAACTGCGCCAGGACCTGGAAGCCCTGACCGGCAAGAAAATTGACCTCGAAATTAAAGAGATCAAGAACCCCGATACCGATGCCTTGCTGGTGGCAGAAAATCTGGCTTCCCAGATTGAACGCCGCGTGAGTTACCGCCGGGCGATGAAGCGCGCTCTCCAGCAAGCCATGCGCCAGGGCGCCAAAGGCATCAAGGTCGAGGTTCAGGGGCGCCTGAGTGGTGCGGAAATGTCCCGCAGTGTATGGCTGCGCGAAGGGCGTGTCCCGTTGCAGACCCTGCGAGCCGATATTGATTTCGCTCGCGCTGAGGCTCTCACCACCTATGGCCGCATCGGCGTGAAGGTGTGGGTTTACAAAGGTGAGATGGCCCCCGAGGTTGAGGAAAAAGCCGAGCCTACCGAAGGCGTGTACGTAAGCGAATAA
- the tuf gene encoding elongation factor Tu → MAKQKFERTKPHLNVGTMGHIDHGKTTLTAAITKYCNLLGKAEFKAYDQIDNAPEEKARGITINIAHVEYETEKRHYAHVDMPGHRDYIKNMITGAAQVDGAILVVAAPDGPMPQTREHVLLARQVEVPSIVVFLNKVDMMDDPELLELVEMELREMLNGYGFPGDTTPIVRGSALKALECPSKDPNAPEYACIKELLRVVDEYIPEPPRPVDQPFMMPVEDVFSIKGRGTVVTGRIERGRIKVGEPVEIVGLREKSMSSVVTGVEMFHKTLDEGIAGDNVGLLLRGVERTDVERGMVIAKPGSITPHTRFMSEVYVLKKEEGGRHKAFFNGYRPQFYIRTMDVTGTIKLPEGVEMVMPGDNVNLEVELIVPVALEQGSKFAIREGGLTVGAGVITKILE, encoded by the coding sequence ATGGCGAAGCAGAAATTTGAACGGACGAAGCCGCATCTGAACGTAGGGACGATGGGACACATTGACCACGGGAAGACGACGCTGACGGCGGCGATCACGAAGTACTGCAACCTGCTGGGGAAAGCGGAATTCAAGGCATACGATCAGATTGACAACGCGCCGGAAGAGAAAGCGCGTGGGATCACGATCAACATTGCGCATGTGGAATACGAGACGGAGAAGCGGCACTATGCGCACGTGGACATGCCTGGGCACCGTGACTATATTAAGAACATGATCACGGGTGCGGCGCAGGTTGATGGGGCGATCCTGGTGGTAGCGGCGCCGGATGGTCCGATGCCGCAGACGCGGGAGCACGTGTTGCTGGCGCGACAGGTGGAAGTGCCGAGCATTGTGGTGTTCTTGAACAAAGTGGACATGATGGACGACCCGGAACTCCTGGAGTTGGTGGAGATGGAGTTGCGGGAGATGCTGAACGGGTACGGGTTCCCTGGGGACACGACGCCGATAGTGCGGGGGAGCGCGCTGAAGGCGCTGGAATGCCCGTCGAAGGATCCGAATGCGCCGGAGTATGCGTGCATCAAGGAACTGCTGCGGGTGGTGGATGAGTATATTCCTGAGCCGCCGCGGCCGGTGGATCAGCCGTTCATGATGCCGGTGGAAGACGTGTTCTCGATCAAGGGACGCGGGACGGTGGTGACGGGGCGCATTGAGCGCGGACGGATCAAGGTAGGCGAGCCGGTGGAGATTGTGGGCTTGCGCGAGAAGAGCATGTCGTCAGTGGTGACGGGGGTGGAGATGTTCCACAAGACGCTGGACGAAGGCATCGCGGGTGACAATGTTGGTTTGTTACTGCGCGGTGTGGAGCGGACGGATGTGGAACGCGGGATGGTGATTGCGAAACCAGGAAGCATTACGCCGCACACGCGCTTCATGAGCGAAGTGTACGTGTTGAAGAAAGAAGAGGGAGGACGGCACAAGGCGTTCTTCAACGGATATCGGCCGCAGTTCTACATTCGGACGATGGATGTGACGGGGACGATCAAGTTGCCGGAAGGTGTAGAGATGGTGATGCCGGGCGACAATGTGAACCTGGAAGTGGAACTGATCGTGCCGGTGGCGTTGGAGCAGGGCTCGAAGTTCGCGATCCGCGAAGGCGGTTTGACGGTCGGCGCGGGCGTCATCACCAAGATCCTCGAGTAA
- the rplE gene encoding 50S ribosomal protein L5, which yields MNRLKEYYQKEVVPALMKSLGLDNVMQVPKIQKVVVNIGLGEALDNPKALEAASADLMAITGQKPVITKARKSIAAFKLREGRAIGAKVTLRGERMWSFLDRLMNVALPRVRDFRGVSRDAFDGRGNYTLGLREQLIFPEIEYDKIDKIRGMEITIVTTAKSDDHAAALLEMLGMPFRKG from the coding sequence ATGAACAGGTTGAAGGAATACTATCAGAAAGAAGTTGTGCCTGCGTTGATGAAGTCGCTGGGTCTGGACAATGTCATGCAGGTGCCCAAAATCCAGAAGGTTGTGGTGAACATTGGCTTGGGCGAGGCATTGGACAACCCCAAGGCGTTGGAAGCCGCTTCCGCGGACCTGATGGCGATCACCGGACAGAAACCGGTCATTACCAAAGCCCGCAAGAGCATTGCGGCGTTCAAACTGCGCGAAGGGCGCGCGATTGGTGCGAAAGTCACCCTGCGTGGCGAGCGCATGTGGTCTTTCCTTGATCGCCTGATGAATGTGGCTTTACCGCGCGTGCGCGACTTCCGGGGTGTTTCTCGTGACGCCTTCGACGGGCGTGGTAACTACACCCTTGGCTTGCGCGAGCAGTTGATCTTCCCCGAAATCGAGTACGACAAAATCGACAAGATTCGCGGGATGGAGATCACCATTGTGACCACCGCCAAGAGCGACGATCATGCAGCGGCGCTGTTGGAAATGCTGGGTATGCCATTCAGAAAGGGTTAA
- the rpsQ gene encoding 30S ribosomal protein S17 yields the protein MNTRRRMTGLVTSNKMMKTVVVQITRTFQHPLYKKVVHSIKKVKAHDELGCEVGDVVQIVESRPLSAQKRWVVEKIVRKSSGADVVEEGA from the coding sequence ATGAACACGCGCCGTCGCATGACCGGTCTCGTGACCAGCAATAAGATGATGAAAACGGTTGTGGTTCAAATCACCCGCACCTTCCAGCACCCGCTGTACAAGAAAGTGGTGCACTCCATCAAAAAGGTCAAAGCCCACGATGAACTGGGGTGCGAGGTAGGAGATGTGGTGCAAATTGTGGAAAGCCGCCCGCTTTCTGCGCAAAAGCGCTGGGTAGTGGAGAAAATCGTTCGCAAGTCCAGCGGCGCAGACGTGGTGGAGGAAGGAGCCTAA
- the rpsS gene encoding 30S ribosomal protein S19, which yields MSRSLKKGPYVDPKLLKKIELMNTRGEKKVIRTWSRASVIFPQMVGHTIAVHDGRRHVPIYITENMVGHRLGEFAPTRLFRGHVAEKSSGAKGKGGK from the coding sequence ATGTCACGATCGTTGAAAAAAGGGCCGTACGTTGACCCGAAACTTCTCAAGAAAATCGAGTTGATGAACACCCGGGGCGAGAAAAAGGTGATTCGCACGTGGAGCCGGGCAAGTGTGATCTTCCCTCAAATGGTCGGACACACCATTGCCGTCCATGATGGACGCCGCCATGTGCCCATCTACATCACCGAGAACATGGTTGGACATCGCCTGGGCGAGTTTGCCCCCACACGCCTGTTCCGCGGTCATGTAGCGGAGAAATCCTCTGGCGCTAAGGGCAAGGGAGGCAAATAA
- the rplW gene encoding 50S ribosomal protein L23, with amino-acid sequence MSTIYDVLRRPLITEKTNYQAGKLHQYVFEVADDATRTLVKDAVEKIFNVTVLRVNLINVPAKQSRRGRSRRVVVTREGYKKAIVTLAPEDSIPLFEGV; translated from the coding sequence ATGAGCACGATCTATGATGTACTTCGCCGCCCGTTGATTACGGAGAAGACCAATTATCAGGCTGGTAAACTTCATCAGTATGTCTTTGAGGTAGCAGATGACGCCACCCGCACGCTGGTGAAGGATGCCGTTGAGAAGATTTTCAATGTGACGGTCCTGCGGGTGAACCTGATCAATGTTCCGGCAAAACAAAGCCGCCGTGGACGAAGCCGCCGCGTGGTGGTGACCCGTGAAGGGTACAAGAAAGCCATCGTGACGCTGGCGCCCGAGGACTCCATTCCGCTGTTTGAAGGGGTGTAA